From one Mycolicibacterium sp. HK-90 genomic stretch:
- a CDS encoding class I SAM-dependent methyltransferase, with product MTFDELVAEAEAAPVDGWDFSWLDGRATEGRPTWGYQGLMSRRLATVTSALDIQTGGGEVLAGAAAFPPTMAATESWPPNLARATRLLGPRGVVVVADPDEPPLPFADAAFELVLSRHPVTVWWDEIARVLTPGGTYLAQHVGPASVFELTEFFLGPQPEARRARDPETECAAARTAGLDIVDVRAERLPMEFFDIGAVVYFLRKVVWIVPGFTVDACRDQLVALHRQIEADGSFVAHSSRHLIEARRPG from the coding sequence GTGACGTTCGACGAGTTGGTGGCCGAGGCCGAAGCGGCCCCGGTGGACGGCTGGGACTTCTCGTGGCTGGACGGCCGGGCCACCGAAGGCCGGCCGACCTGGGGCTACCAGGGCCTGATGAGCCGGCGGTTGGCCACGGTGACCTCGGCGCTGGACATCCAGACCGGCGGCGGTGAGGTTCTCGCCGGGGCAGCGGCGTTCCCCCCGACCATGGCGGCCACCGAATCCTGGCCGCCCAACCTCGCCCGGGCGACCCGATTGCTGGGACCGCGCGGTGTCGTCGTGGTCGCCGATCCCGACGAGCCACCGCTCCCGTTCGCCGATGCGGCATTCGAGTTGGTGCTCAGCCGGCACCCGGTCACCGTGTGGTGGGACGAGATCGCCCGGGTGCTGACGCCGGGCGGCACCTACCTGGCCCAGCATGTCGGCCCGGCAAGCGTTTTCGAACTGACCGAGTTCTTCCTCGGCCCGCAGCCCGAGGCCCGTCGGGCCCGCGATCCCGAAACCGAGTGCGCCGCTGCGCGGACCGCCGGCCTCGACATCGTCGACGTGCGCGCCGAGCGGTTGCCGATGGAGTTCTTCGACATCGGCGCCGTGGTGTATTTCCTGCGCAAGGTGGTCTGGATCGTGCCGGGCTTCACGGTCGACGCCTGTCGCGATCAGCTGGTCGCCCTGCACCGACAGATCGAGGCCGACGGTTCGTTCGTCGCGCACTCGTCGCGTCACCTGATCGAGGCGCGCAGGCCCGGTTGA
- a CDS encoding PadR family transcriptional regulator yields the protein MSTPFTPPGGFGFGFGPADARAMHQQRRAARRELRDQMRAHLHEARDHNLDSTCQTGFGGPGFGPGFGPMRGFEFGFDPRGFGFGFGPRGGHRGRGGRRGRRGDVRAAILTLLAERPMHGYEMTQEIANRSNNLWKPSPGSVYPTLQLLVDEGLIAPTETEGSKKTFELTEDGRRAAEQIETPPWEQITADAEDEAPGAVNLRGALAQLMAAVGQSSFTAGEDQQQRILDIVNNARREIYQVLGEE from the coding sequence ATGAGCACCCCATTCACCCCACCAGGCGGCTTCGGCTTCGGCTTCGGGCCGGCGGACGCTCGGGCCATGCATCAGCAGCGACGTGCCGCACGACGCGAACTCCGCGACCAGATGCGCGCTCACCTCCACGAGGCCCGCGACCACAACCTGGATTCCACCTGCCAGACCGGATTCGGCGGCCCGGGCTTCGGTCCCGGTTTCGGGCCCATGCGCGGCTTCGAATTCGGCTTCGACCCGCGCGGATTCGGCTTCGGCTTCGGGCCACGCGGCGGTCATCGCGGCCGCGGCGGACGGCGCGGACGACGGGGCGATGTCCGGGCCGCCATCCTGACCCTGCTGGCCGAACGGCCCATGCACGGCTACGAGATGACGCAGGAGATCGCCAACCGCAGCAACAATCTGTGGAAGCCGAGCCCCGGTTCTGTGTACCCCACCCTGCAGCTGCTGGTCGACGAGGGACTGATCGCGCCCACCGAAACCGAGGGCAGCAAGAAGACATTCGAGCTGACCGAGGACGGACGCCGGGCCGCCGAGCAGATCGAGACGCCGCCGTGGGAACAGATCACCGCCGACGCCGAGGACGAGGCTCCCGGCGCGGTGAACCTGCGCGGTGCCCTCGCCCAGCTGATGGCAGCGGTCGGCCAGTCGAGCTTCACGGCCGGTGAGGACCAGCAACAGCGCATCCTCGATATCGTCAACAACGCCCGCCGCGAGATCTACCAGGTCCTCGGCGAGGAGTGA
- a CDS encoding AraC family transcriptional regulator: MDALVGLLDGVRARGAFVLRLRMDPPWSLAIRDEAPLALICQTRGNAVIVGTHSGTFRLGPGDVALTRGTENYVFADDPATPPSVVINPGQHCTTHSGEDLHFEMSLGLRSWGNSATGVAESIVCAYEGRSEVSARLLDALPTVLVLRADEWDTPLIDLLSIEAGRDGPGQEAYLDRLLDLLLIAVLRTWFDRDGNAPSWWRAEHDPVVGPALKLIYNNPAHPWTVANLAAAVGCSRAVFARRFTDQVGEPPIAFLTGWRLALAADLLRGSEATIAAVARQVGYSTPFALSSAFKRAYGLSPVEHRAV; the protein is encoded by the coding sequence GTGGACGCCCTGGTGGGACTGCTCGACGGGGTTCGCGCGCGGGGCGCGTTCGTGTTGCGGCTGCGCATGGACCCGCCCTGGTCACTCGCGATCCGCGACGAGGCGCCACTGGCGCTGATCTGCCAGACCCGAGGCAACGCGGTGATCGTCGGTACGCACAGCGGCACGTTCCGGTTGGGGCCGGGCGATGTCGCGCTGACCCGCGGGACCGAAAACTATGTCTTCGCCGACGATCCGGCCACCCCACCGAGTGTCGTGATCAACCCCGGCCAACATTGCACGACGCACTCGGGCGAGGATCTGCATTTCGAGATGTCGTTGGGCCTGCGCAGTTGGGGTAACAGTGCGACGGGCGTCGCGGAGTCGATCGTCTGCGCGTACGAGGGCCGCAGTGAGGTCAGTGCGCGCCTGCTCGACGCGCTGCCCACGGTGCTGGTGCTGCGGGCAGACGAGTGGGACACCCCGCTGATCGACCTGCTGTCGATCGAGGCCGGCCGCGACGGACCCGGTCAGGAGGCCTACCTGGATCGCCTGCTCGACCTGCTGCTGATCGCCGTGTTGCGCACCTGGTTCGACCGGGACGGCAACGCACCGTCGTGGTGGCGGGCCGAACATGATCCCGTCGTCGGGCCCGCTCTCAAACTGATCTACAACAATCCGGCCCACCCGTGGACGGTGGCCAATCTCGCTGCAGCCGTGGGGTGTTCGCGCGCAGTGTTCGCTCGCCGGTTCACCGATCAGGTCGGTGAGCCGCCGATCGCGTTTCTCACCGGCTGGCGCCTGGCCCTGGCCGCCGATCTGCTGCGCGGTAGCGAGGCCACCATCGCCGCGGTGGCCCGGCAGGTCGGCTACTCCACGCCCTTCGCACTGAGCAGTGCGTTCAAGCGCGCATACGGCCTCAGCCCGGTCGAACATCGGGCGGTGTGA
- a CDS encoding RDD family protein, producing MVSQPEPVVTGDAVVLDVAIAQLPVRTLAALIDILVVVTGYVVGVVLWSITLSQLDEALSAAILIIFTVLALVGYPVVMETATRGRSLGKMALGLRVVAEDGGPERFRQALFRGLAGFIEIWMLTGGPAVICSLLSAKGKRLGDIFAGTVVISERGPKLTPPPVMPPALAWWAASLELSGLTPEQAELARQFLSRSAQLDPRIRHEMGQRIFGEVASRISPPPPPGAPVEYVLAAVLAERHRRALARLMPHAQATAFPAPYKGYPPPGPTSGFAPPS from the coding sequence ATGGTTTCGCAGCCCGAGCCGGTGGTGACCGGGGACGCCGTCGTCCTCGACGTCGCGATCGCCCAGTTGCCGGTGCGCACCCTGGCCGCACTGATCGACATCCTGGTGGTGGTCACCGGGTATGTGGTCGGTGTCGTGTTGTGGTCGATCACGCTGAGCCAACTCGACGAGGCGTTGTCGGCGGCGATCCTGATCATCTTCACCGTGCTGGCCCTCGTGGGTTATCCGGTGGTGATGGAGACCGCCACGCGGGGCCGGTCGCTGGGCAAGATGGCGTTGGGTCTGCGGGTGGTGGCCGAGGACGGGGGCCCGGAACGCTTCCGCCAGGCGCTGTTTCGGGGCCTGGCCGGGTTCATCGAGATCTGGATGCTCACCGGCGGGCCGGCAGTGATCTGCAGCCTGTTGTCCGCCAAGGGCAAGCGGCTCGGCGACATCTTCGCCGGCACCGTGGTGATCAGCGAGCGCGGCCCCAAGCTGACCCCGCCCCCGGTCATGCCGCCCGCGCTGGCCTGGTGGGCGGCCTCGCTGGAACTGTCCGGCCTCACTCCCGAGCAGGCCGAGCTGGCTCGGCAGTTCCTGTCGCGGTCGGCTCAACTCGACCCGCGGATCCGCCATGAGATGGGCCAACGGATCTTCGGCGAGGTGGCCTCACGCATCTCGCCGCCACCGCCGCCGGGTGCCCCCGTGGAATACGTGCTCGCCGCCGTGCTGGCCGAACGACACCGCCGCGCGCTGGCGCGGCTGATGCCGCACGCCCAGGCGACGGCGTTCCCCGCGCCATACAAGGGTTATCCGCCACCCGGCCCGACCAGCGGTTTCGCCCCGCCCAGCTAA
- a CDS encoding DUF58 domain-containing protein, with translation MILTGRAGLVALVCVLPIALAPWPATAFVVLAALVAVAVTTDVVLAGRIGGLQLTRGGESTARLGQTVDAMLTVHNAGPRRVRGAIRDAWPPSASAQPRAHQMDVAAGQQISLTTRLHPVRRGDQRAEFVTIRSIGPLGLAGRQRSQPLPGQVRILPPFLSRKHLPSRLARLRQLDGAIPVLIRGQGTEFDSLREYVVGDDVRSIDWRATARRADVVVRTWRPERDRRVVIVLDTGRTSAGRVGVDPTALDPGGWPRLDWSMDAALLLAALAARAGDHVDFLAIDRVARAGVWGASRTELLASLVAAMAPLQPALVESDATAMVSAVSRRVRGRALVVLLTDLNASALDEGLMTVLPLLSARHQVLLAAVSDPRVDQLAAGRSDAAQIYDAAAAERARNDRRAIASRLRGHGVDVVDARPEDLAPALADHYLAMKAAGKL, from the coding sequence CCGCGCCGGTCTGGTGGCACTGGTCTGCGTGCTGCCGATCGCGTTGGCCCCGTGGCCGGCAACGGCTTTCGTTGTGCTGGCAGCGCTCGTGGCCGTCGCGGTGACCACCGATGTCGTGCTGGCGGGCCGGATCGGCGGACTGCAGCTGACTCGCGGCGGTGAGTCCACCGCGCGGCTGGGCCAGACTGTCGACGCGATGCTGACGGTGCACAACGCCGGGCCGCGGCGGGTCCGCGGCGCCATCCGCGATGCCTGGCCGCCCAGCGCCTCGGCCCAGCCACGCGCTCACCAGATGGATGTCGCTGCCGGGCAACAGATTTCACTGACCACCCGGTTGCACCCGGTGCGTCGTGGTGATCAGCGCGCCGAGTTCGTCACGATCCGTTCGATCGGCCCGCTCGGCTTGGCCGGGCGGCAGCGCTCGCAACCACTGCCGGGGCAGGTCCGCATCCTGCCGCCGTTCCTGTCCCGCAAGCACCTGCCGTCGCGGCTGGCCCGGCTGCGGCAACTGGACGGCGCCATCCCGGTGCTGATCCGCGGGCAGGGCACCGAATTCGACTCGCTGCGCGAGTATGTGGTGGGAGACGACGTCCGCTCGATCGACTGGCGCGCCACCGCACGCCGCGCCGACGTGGTGGTCCGGACCTGGCGCCCGGAACGCGACCGGCGGGTCGTCATCGTGCTGGACACCGGGCGCACCTCGGCCGGTCGGGTCGGGGTCGACCCGACCGCGCTGGATCCGGGTGGATGGCCGCGGCTGGACTGGTCGATGGACGCCGCGCTGCTGCTGGCGGCCCTGGCCGCCCGGGCCGGGGACCACGTCGATTTCCTGGCCATCGACCGGGTGGCCCGCGCCGGGGTGTGGGGCGCCTCGCGCACCGAGCTGCTGGCCTCGCTGGTCGCGGCGATGGCGCCGTTGCAGCCCGCGCTGGTGGAATCCGATGCCACCGCGATGGTTTCGGCGGTGTCGCGCCGGGTGCGGGGCCGCGCCCTGGTGGTGCTGTTGACCGATCTGAACGCCTCGGCCCTGGACGAAGGGCTGATGACGGTGCTGCCGCTGTTGTCGGCGCGGCATCAGGTCCTCCTGGCCGCGGTCTCCGATCCGCGGGTGGACCAGCTGGCGGCCGGCCGTTCCGATGCCGCGCAGATATACGACGCCGCCGCCGCCGAGCGGGCCCGCAACGACCGCCGGGCCATCGCGTCCCGGCTACGCGGCCATGGTGTCGACGTGGTCGACGCCCGGCCCGAGGATCTGGCGCCGGCCCTGGCCGATCACTATCTGGCGATGAAGGCGGCGGGCAAGCTCTAG
- a CDS encoding class I SAM-dependent methyltransferase produces MAYMAADPSDIDRMPRGGFRASCLDRLLETDRPEYLDRDDVDIAVKKQVIGALDWTGRFFRNHQRFSAIALDLVADVPDPRILELGAGHGWVSRQLLADHPSARVTVTDVDEESVARIAAGDLGSHPRAEVRQMDATAIDAADGSYDLALFALSFHHLPPAPAARVFAEGTRVADTLLIIDLPRPPAPLHLLRLATMLPAALVLPFAHDGVISSLRSYSPSALRSLARHADPSIDVELRSGLNLPQIVVARRAR; encoded by the coding sequence ATGGCCTACATGGCTGCCGACCCCTCAGATATCGACCGGATGCCCCGGGGCGGGTTCCGGGCGTCGTGCCTGGACCGGCTGCTGGAAACCGATCGGCCCGAGTACCTGGATCGCGACGATGTCGACATCGCGGTCAAGAAGCAGGTGATCGGGGCGCTGGACTGGACCGGCCGGTTCTTCCGTAACCACCAGCGGTTCTCCGCGATCGCGCTCGACCTGGTCGCCGACGTGCCGGACCCGCGGATCCTGGAACTGGGTGCGGGCCACGGCTGGGTGTCGCGCCAACTACTGGCCGATCATCCCTCGGCCCGGGTCACCGTCACCGATGTCGACGAAGAATCGGTGGCGCGCATCGCCGCCGGAGACCTCGGCTCCCATCCGCGGGCCGAGGTCCGCCAGATGGACGCCACCGCGATCGACGCCGCCGACGGCAGTTACGACCTGGCCCTGTTTGCATTGTCATTTCACCACCTGCCCCCGGCACCGGCCGCACGGGTGTTCGCCGAGGGCACCCGCGTCGCCGACACGCTGCTGATCATCGATCTGCCGCGACCGCCCGCCCCACTGCACCTGCTCCGCCTGGCGACGATGCTGCCTGCGGCGCTGGTGCTTCCGTTCGCGCACGACGGCGTCATCAGCTCCCTGCGCAGCTACAGCCCGTCGGCGTTGCGCAGCCTGGCCCGCCATGCCGACCCGTCGATCGACGTCGAGCTGCGCAGCGGGCTGAACCTCCCGCAGATCGTCGTCGCCAGACGCGCACGCTGA
- a CDS encoding TetR/AcrR family transcriptional regulator, giving the protein MTNSASTTHSGPRERTRKAILDAAMTVLADQPSASLTDIATAADVGRSTVHRYYPERSDLLRALARHVHELSISAIDRADPMHGPVDAALRRVVESQLDLGPIVLFVYSEPTILADRELAAHLDTGDEAIVEVLNRASVDRPEYPPGWARRVFWALLDAGYEAAKQDGTPRHQIVDAIMTSLTAGTIQLPRG; this is encoded by the coding sequence ATGACGAATTCGGCATCGACGACGCACAGCGGGCCGCGTGAGCGCACCCGCAAGGCGATCCTCGATGCCGCGATGACGGTTCTGGCCGACCAGCCGTCCGCATCGCTCACCGACATCGCGACCGCCGCAGACGTCGGCCGCAGCACCGTCCACCGGTACTACCCCGAGCGTTCCGATCTACTACGCGCGCTGGCCCGGCACGTGCACGAGCTCAGCATCTCGGCGATCGACCGCGCCGACCCGATGCACGGTCCCGTCGACGCGGCGCTGCGCCGGGTGGTGGAAAGCCAGCTCGATCTCGGACCCATCGTGCTGTTCGTCTACAGCGAGCCCACGATCCTGGCCGACCGCGAGTTGGCGGCCCACCTGGACACCGGTGACGAGGCGATCGTCGAGGTGCTCAATCGAGCCTCGGTCGACAGGCCCGAATATCCCCCAGGATGGGCCAGGCGGGTGTTCTGGGCCCTACTTGACGCCGGCTATGAAGCCGCCAAGCAGGACGGCACACCTCGCCACCAGATCGTCGACGCCATCATGACCAGCCTGACCGCGGGCACCATTCAACTCCCGCGCGGCTGA
- a CDS encoding stage II sporulation protein M has product MDVDAFVMAHRPTWDRLEQLVKRRRRLTGAEVDELVDLYQRVSTHLSMVRSASQDSVLVGRLSGLVARARAAVTGAHAPLWREFVRFWTVSFPVVAYRSWRWWLGSAVGFFIVTVALALWVSGNPEVHAAIGTPSEIEELVHHDFESYYSEHPAGSFALQVWVNNAWVAAQCIGFAILLGLPIPYVLFQNAANLGVIAGLMFSAGKGDLFLGLITPHGLLEMTAVFLAAGVGMRLGWMVIAPGDRPRGQVLAEQGRAVVAAAIGLAVVLLVSGLVEALVTPSPLPTFMRIGIGVAVELAFLGYVFYFGRKAVRAGESGDLEDAPDVVPTA; this is encoded by the coding sequence GTGGATGTCGATGCGTTCGTCATGGCTCATCGCCCCACCTGGGACCGCTTGGAACAGTTGGTGAAACGACGCCGACGGCTGACCGGTGCCGAAGTCGACGAACTCGTGGACCTCTATCAGCGGGTTTCCACGCATCTGTCGATGGTGCGATCGGCCTCGCAGGATTCGGTACTGGTCGGGCGGCTGTCCGGCCTGGTGGCCCGGGCACGTGCCGCGGTGACCGGTGCACACGCCCCGCTGTGGCGTGAATTCGTCCGGTTCTGGACGGTGTCCTTCCCGGTGGTGGCCTATCGGTCGTGGCGCTGGTGGCTGGGATCGGCGGTCGGGTTCTTCATCGTGACCGTGGCACTGGCGTTGTGGGTCTCGGGAAACCCCGAGGTGCACGCCGCCATCGGAACCCCCAGCGAGATCGAAGAACTGGTGCACCACGATTTCGAGTCGTACTACAGCGAGCACCCGGCGGGGTCGTTCGCGCTACAGGTGTGGGTGAACAACGCCTGGGTGGCCGCGCAGTGCATCGGCTTCGCGATCCTGCTCGGGCTGCCCATCCCGTACGTCCTTTTCCAGAACGCGGCGAACCTCGGGGTGATCGCCGGGCTGATGTTCAGCGCGGGCAAGGGGGATCTCTTCCTCGGCCTGATCACCCCGCACGGACTGCTGGAGATGACCGCGGTGTTCCTGGCCGCCGGGGTCGGGATGCGGCTGGGCTGGATGGTGATCGCTCCTGGCGACCGGCCTCGCGGGCAGGTGCTGGCCGAGCAGGGCCGGGCCGTCGTCGCGGCCGCGATCGGGCTGGCCGTCGTGCTGCTGGTTTCCGGTCTGGTCGAGGCTTTGGTGACGCCGTCGCCGCTGCCCACGTTCATGCGGATCGGCATCGGCGTCGCCGTCGAACTGGCCTTCCTGGGTTACGTCTTCTACTTCGGGCGCAAGGCCGTCCGGGCGGGGGAGAGCGGCGATCTCGAGGACGCACCCGACGTGGTGCCCACGGCTTAG
- the lfrA gene encoding efflux MFS transporter LfrA, translating to MSTSTYLDGSPSVTPTPKRAWLALAVLMLPVLLIAIDNTVLAFALPAIAEDFRPSASTQLWIVDVYSLVLAALLVAMGGLGDRIGRRRLLLIGATGFAVVSVAAAFAPSAQYLVIARAALGVFGAMLMPSTLSLIRNIFTDASARRLAIAIWASCFTAGSTLGPIVGGALLEHFHWGSVFLVAVPILLPLLVLGPRLVPESRDPNPGPLDLFSVMLSFTAMLPIVWAIKTAAHDGLSAVVALAFVAGIASAVMFVRRQKRSATPMLDIGLFSYAPFSSSILANFLSIVGLIGFIFFISQHLQLVLGLSPLAAGLVTLPGAVVSMIAGIGVVQLAKRFAPQTLMVAGLILVAAGFVMILLFRHDLSVVAVIVSFVVLELGVGISQTVSNDTIVASVPAAKAGAASAVSETAYELGAVVGTATLGTIFTAFYRGNISVPAGLTPTQAGDAAESIGGATSVAADLPSSTAEQLLESARTAFDSGIAPTAVIAAALALTAAGIVAAAFRKQAQRS from the coding sequence ATGTCCACGTCCACCTACCTGGACGGCAGCCCGTCGGTGACACCCACGCCCAAACGCGCCTGGCTGGCGCTGGCCGTGTTGATGCTGCCGGTGCTGCTGATCGCGATCGACAACACCGTGCTGGCCTTCGCGCTGCCGGCGATCGCCGAAGATTTCCGTCCCTCGGCATCCACTCAGCTGTGGATCGTCGACGTCTACTCGCTGGTGCTGGCCGCCCTGCTGGTCGCCATGGGCGGGCTCGGCGACCGGATCGGCCGGCGCCGGCTGCTGCTGATCGGTGCCACCGGTTTCGCGGTCGTGTCCGTGGCGGCCGCGTTCGCGCCCAGCGCGCAGTACCTGGTCATCGCCCGCGCCGCGCTCGGTGTCTTCGGCGCCATGCTGATGCCGTCCACGCTGTCGCTGATCCGCAACATCTTCACCGACGCCTCGGCCCGCCGGCTCGCGATCGCGATCTGGGCCTCGTGTTTCACCGCGGGCTCCACCCTTGGCCCCATCGTGGGCGGGGCGCTGCTCGAGCATTTCCACTGGGGTTCGGTGTTCCTCGTGGCCGTGCCGATCCTGTTGCCGCTCCTGGTACTCGGGCCCCGGCTGGTGCCGGAATCGCGTGACCCCAATCCGGGCCCACTGGATCTGTTCAGCGTGATGTTGTCGTTCACCGCGATGCTGCCGATCGTGTGGGCGATCAAGACCGCGGCCCATGACGGGCTGTCGGCCGTCGTGGCGCTCGCCTTCGTCGCCGGCATCGCCTCGGCCGTGATGTTCGTCCGGCGGCAGAAGCGCAGCGCCACTCCGATGCTCGACATCGGGCTGTTCTCCTACGCCCCGTTCAGCTCGTCGATCCTGGCGAACTTCCTGTCGATCGTGGGCTTGATCGGCTTCATCTTCTTCATCTCGCAGCACCTGCAGTTGGTCCTCGGCCTGTCACCGCTGGCCGCCGGCCTGGTGACGCTGCCGGGTGCGGTGGTGTCGATGATCGCCGGCATCGGCGTGGTGCAACTGGCCAAACGCTTTGCGCCGCAGACGCTGATGGTCGCAGGCTTGATCCTGGTCGCGGCCGGGTTCGTGATGATCCTGCTGTTCCGCCACGACCTGTCGGTGGTGGCCGTGATCGTGTCGTTCGTCGTGCTCGAACTCGGCGTCGGCATCTCGCAGACGGTGTCCAACGACACCATCGTCGCGTCGGTCCCGGCCGCCAAAGCCGGTGCGGCGTCGGCGGTCTCGGAGACGGCCTACGAGTTGGGCGCGGTGGTGGGCACCGCGACCCTCGGCACCATCTTCACCGCGTTCTACCGCGGCAACATCTCGGTGCCTGCCGGCTTGACGCCGACGCAGGCCGGTGACGCCGCCGAGAGCATCGGCGGGGCCACCTCGGTGGCCGCTGACCTGCCCTCGTCCACCGCCGAGCAGTTGCTCGAATCGGCGCGTACCGCATTCGATTCCGGCATCGCCCCGACGGCGGTCATCGCTGCGGCCCTGGCGCTGACCGCGGCCGGCATCGTGGCGGCGGCGTTCCGCAAGCAGGCTCAGCGGAGCTGA
- a CDS encoding DUF1772 domain-containing protein, with protein sequence MTISPFVILTAAAALGSAAAGGLFYAFSTFVMRGLDRTGPVDAVTAMRGMNAEANSNAPFLLFLLGSALLSAAVGVIAVIRIGHAGSWFLLAGAVFGVLGLVVTMLFNVPLNNHLDQIDLADAVAEWQAYLSKWTAWNHVRTATGFLGAILMLIGLGYR encoded by the coding sequence ATGACCATCAGTCCATTCGTCATCCTCACCGCGGCCGCCGCCCTCGGAAGTGCCGCCGCCGGCGGCCTCTTCTACGCGTTCTCCACGTTCGTGATGCGGGGATTGGACCGCACCGGTCCGGTCGACGCCGTCACCGCCATGCGCGGCATGAACGCCGAAGCCAACAGCAACGCACCGTTCCTGCTGTTCCTGTTGGGTTCGGCGCTGCTGTCGGCGGCCGTCGGCGTGATCGCGGTGATCCGGATCGGCCACGCCGGCAGCTGGTTCCTGTTGGCCGGTGCGGTCTTCGGCGTCCTCGGCCTCGTCGTCACGATGCTGTTCAACGTGCCGCTCAACAACCACCTCGACCAGATCGACCTGGCCGATGCGGTGGCCGAATGGCAGGCCTACCTCAGCAAGTGGACGGCCTGGAACCACGTCCGCACCGCGACCGGGTTCCTCGGAGCGATCCTGATGCTGATCGGCCTGGGCTACCGCTGA
- the glpK gene encoding glycerol kinase GlpK: MSADFVAAIDQGTTSTRCMIFDHAGAEVGRHQLEHQQILPKAGWVEHNPVEIWERTSAAIMTALNKTNLVAGDLAALGITNQRETALIWNRRTGRPYHNAIVWQDTRTDRIAATLDRDGRGDVIRRKAGLPPATYFSAGKIQWILENVDGVRRDAENGDAIFGTPDSWVTWNLTGGYRGGVHVTDVTNASRTMLMNLETLDWDDELLSFFSIPRQMLPEIKPSSYPESFGITRDDGPLAGQVPVTGILGDQQAAMVGQVCLEPGEAKNTYGTGNFLLLNTGEKIVRSDNGLLTTVCYQFGDSKPVYALEGSIAVTGSAVQWLRDQLGIISGAAQSEALARQVADNGGVYFVPAFSGLFAPYWRSDARGVIVGLSRFNTNAHLARATLEAICYQSRDVVEAMEADSGVHLEVLKVDGGITANALCMQIQADVLGVEVVKPVVAETTALGAAYAAGLAVGFWESPDDLRANWQEGRRWSPRWDDEQRSSGYAGWRKAVERTLNWVEI; the protein is encoded by the coding sequence ATGTCCGCGGACTTCGTAGCTGCAATCGATCAGGGCACCACCAGCACCCGCTGCATGATCTTCGATCACGCCGGCGCCGAGGTGGGGCGGCATCAGCTCGAACACCAGCAGATCCTGCCGAAGGCCGGGTGGGTGGAACACAACCCGGTCGAGATCTGGGAACGCACCTCGGCCGCGATCATGACGGCGCTGAACAAGACCAACCTGGTGGCCGGCGACCTGGCCGCGCTCGGTATCACCAATCAGCGCGAGACCGCGCTGATCTGGAACCGCCGCACCGGCCGCCCGTACCACAACGCGATCGTCTGGCAGGACACCCGCACCGACCGCATCGCCGCGACGCTGGACCGCGACGGCCGCGGCGACGTGATCCGCCGCAAGGCGGGGCTTCCGCCCGCGACGTACTTCTCGGCCGGCAAGATCCAGTGGATCCTGGAGAACGTCGACGGGGTCCGGCGGGATGCGGAGAACGGGGACGCGATCTTCGGCACGCCCGACAGTTGGGTGACGTGGAACCTGACCGGTGGTTATCGCGGCGGGGTGCACGTCACCGACGTCACCAATGCCAGTCGCACCATGCTGATGAACCTGGAGACCCTGGACTGGGACGACGAGCTGCTGTCGTTCTTCTCGATCCCGCGGCAGATGCTGCCGGAGATCAAGCCGTCGTCGTACCCGGAATCGTTCGGGATCACCCGCGACGACGGGCCGCTGGCCGGTCAGGTGCCGGTGACGGGGATCCTCGGCGACCAGCAGGCCGCCATGGTGGGCCAGGTCTGCCTGGAGCCCGGTGAGGCCAAGAACACCTACGGCACCGGCAATTTCCTGCTGCTCAACACCGGCGAGAAGATTGTGCGCTCGGACAACGGCCTGCTGACCACCGTGTGCTATCAGTTCGGCGATTCGAAACCGGTTTACGCACTTGAGGGTTCGATCGCGGTGACCGGCTCGGCGGTTCAGTGGCTGCGCGATCAGCTGGGCATCATCAGCGGCGCGGCGCAGAGCGAGGCGCTGGCGCGGCAGGTGGCCGACAACGGCGGCGTGTACTTCGTGCCCGCGTTCTCCGGGCTGTTCGCACCCTACTGGCGTTCCGATGCCCGGGGCGTCATCGTCGGCTTGTCCCGGTTCAACACCAATGCCCATCTGGCCCGCGCCACCTTGGAGGCGATCTGCTATCAGAGCCGGGACGTGGTGGAGGCCATGGAGGCCGATTCCGGTGTGCACCTTGAGGTTCTGAAGGTCGACGGCGGGATCACCGCCAATGCGCTGTGCATGCAGATCCAGGCCGATGTGTTGGGCGTCGAGGTGGTCAAGCCGGTGGTCGCCGAGACCACCGCCCTGGGTGCGGCGTACGCGGCCGGGCTCGCGGTGGGGTTCTGGGAGAGCCCCGACGATCTGCGGGCCAACTGGCAGGAGGGCCGGCGGTGGAGCCCGCGGTGGGACGACGAGCAGCGCTCCAGCGGTTACGCCGGTTGGCGCAAAGCCGTCGAGCGGACGCTGAATTGGGTGGAGATCTAG